In the Pararge aegeria chromosome 16, ilParAegt1.1, whole genome shotgun sequence genome, CCTAAAAAGGGCTGCTACATTTCGGTATCCATTGAAGAGAAACTTCGTAAAACTTGACAGTGGTGCATCATTTAGTTCGGCGGTTACCAAAACAATTCATGATGTGAATACAAACGTTACAAAAGATGTTATATTGTTTAAGTATGAGAATCCAAAGTTTTATATGTACATGAATATATTTGCTGTAGTCCAATATATGTTTTGGACATATTTAGGACTGTTCGCTCTGCAAAACTTAAGAGATGCACCCGTGGATAAATCTACCGTTACTGATGATACGCCATGGTATCGAAAGATAAATTTAGGCgagaataagtataaaaatactcTAGGAGTTGTAGCAGTTATTATTGGTAAATACAACTGGCTCGCATAAGTCATTATACATACCTAGTTAATACTTTACGAGTATCTCAAACCACATACAATCTAATAACCAAACAATGTCTAAAGTATAAGTATAACACATCTAATTTCCCTTCCCCTTCTTTCCTTCCCACATGcaccaaatttaaatttttcaagggATCTTTTTAATTGGGAACTCTTTATTATTTGGGTACAAGAGAATcattaaaagataaatttaacattttcaaaataatgaCATTGTAtggccaatacatatttgaaaatttaatgttcataaaaatatttctaaattaaagaaaaaatgtgactgcattaatttgaacattagaagtaaaaataaacttgcagtgcagtatactaggttacataaaattaataatttgtaattattaattttacaataagtttattttaagaacaaaaaaattttaaaattgtatacatttgcAACAGAAAAACTGTTgcaaatgtatacaattttacaataaagtaacagagactttatttaattatctctGACTATTTCAGGAACTGGTTCTCTAGGAATGATATGGATGTATACCCTAAAATCTGTGCGCTATCTTATCCTCAACAAAGGTGGACAAAATCTAACATTCATCACATATGCACCATTTGGAAATAACAGGATAATGAAAGTGCCTATTGAATTTGTATGTTGCAAGGAGAGTCGAAAGTTGGCTAAAGTGCAGCTACCATTGAAGGTGAAAAATACAGTAATGCATTATATGCTAGACATGAGAGGGGAGTTCAAAAATCCATTGCTTTTTGATTGTACAGCTGGTCTTAAGAGAATATGGTGAAATTGAATCTTAAAGGTAATTAACATGTGAACTTATAATCTTTGAACAATGAATAAGATATCACAGTCacaggtttgattcccagcaagGACAATTTGGcaatatattaatttagaattttctctggtctgttaaCCATTGGGCTAGTTATAACCCTACCAACCAAGACATGCTACCAAGTGATTTAATACCCCATGATGCTGCATGGGACCAGGTTACATAAACCAGCATAATAGGTGAGTTGCTTCCATTTAGGCAgcctcatcacttaccagtagtgtgagattgcagtctaatgCTACTTTgaattgagattgcagtctaatgctactttgaataaaaagaaaatttaagcTGTACTCCAACTTGAAGTTGCCTCCTCAAtgagatcatttttttttataccagactaatgatttattttttatgtttcctTTTCCATATTCAAACATTTATATCATTTCTGTTGTGTCTTGTTTGCATATTTCGTAAACTTTGGagtgtaaataatttttagcaTAAGTTAGTAAAATGcgtaagtttgtttatattctaggcagttataaataaataattatagatgCTGTTAAAtgatgtatttctttatttcattcatattcaaactttttcaaattaaatataagaagCATAGTACTTACTTTTGATGCTTTCATACATGTTATCCAGTGATTAAGATCATTTTCACTGCCAATTTAAATCTCAAGGTGTCTTCTATTTTTTCTTAggataaatgttaataaatcaaacaaatatattcgaaaattctttattatttcgtaattaaatTAACTGAAAGTCTATTCTGaattaacacaaaaaaacaagtacaataattgataacaaaaatattttttcttttcacatTATTTACAAGTGCGTTCGCGtcacacaaaaacatttttttgtcatttgtctaaaaataagataaattacGAAAAATAAATTCTACCACTATGCACGCCGAAAAGTAGCAATTTACGATTAATGTTTGCCTTTATGGAACACTTTGAAGAGcgccaaataatataaaagatgtttttcaaattacctgtgcaacttaacaatttttttctgaCTTATAATggaaaataatctttttatgactttttagtgttaagtatattttaaaattagtttaaaaataagggcatgaataaaacaaatacaaaatgttcttcttttttttttaacatatttaacactaaaaagtaatgaaaagattgcttACGTAATTAGACCagtaagaaaaaaatcattatattattttacattacattatattatttaaaaatatcctataacaGCTGCTACAGGGTGCTATACAattgtattttgtttaatatttcttaGGTATTGCTTTTTATGATATTTCatggataacattttttttttaaccgaatCGTAGTTTTAAGACGAagaaatacacatatatttcaatataattttcatttttgttattttaacaaacatttaaaagcATGCGATAAAGACAAACATGCGTATTAATGAAAATTGATAAATCTGAGCactaattatttaagaaaatattttgaattagtttcaTATGCTATTTACATCACATTCAGAAATAATCTATAAGTGtctaatttttacaaaaacaaataaagtacgATGACAACcttccaaaatatatatataggtacatttatttatttcatgtctTATCGACGTGTGATAACTTATTAAGATACTACGAATCACTTATTATTAAGACTATACTACAGACAATTTCCGTTTAATTCTACAAAATGCTTCCAACTAGCTTGCTTGCAAGCCACCGAGGAACGATGGAGTCCGTTTTGATACCTCCTTAAATCTATATTGGTGAGCGAATCATCAAAAAGGGGATTGCATATTCAATGTAGTGTAGATACACAAGAAAGAGATGGCAACAATGCGAGTCAGTAACAACGTCGAGTCAATAATTAAATCGCTATgtcaataatatgtttttaaccTCAGTTGTCAATATCAACAAAAAATCCTTTGAATCggatttgcaaaataaaatatcccGTATATTTCACTGTTATTAGAGACTTATTTAACATTCATAACACAAGACACATATCATATGAGTACCCCCTCCTATTTTGAAATCTGTTAACAAAACTTTAGCATTTAGGATCCCTAACtcataaataaaacctaaaatgaaaacgtcaaatataatatgtcactttaaaaaaaacataaaccgTCCATCGATCCTCATTATATTAAGTACAATATGAAATcgttatttacaataaattaatattttgttactcccctaaaaataaattacgattTAAGGCTCTTCAGTGAGCGCACATAGGAAAAGCAGTGCACAGCTTTATGTTGCCCAGCATATTAAACCATGCGCAAAACCGAACTATTACGCTAAGTGCAAGTTGCCAAACGCCCCTTTGGCGTAAGAgtaaatatgttaatttatacGACAAAACATCATGATTTGACAActccataaaaatatactagATATGACCAAACATGATAAtacatagttatttatgcaactggtATGATTATATTATGGTTATTGTTGGAAATAAGCTAACGGTTTCAGAATATTTTCTAGAGGATTAAAAAGGTAGGATAACGTAAcattatcagtttttttttaataactcataCTAGGTGCAAGTCACACTCGCTTTGACCAATGGCGTGTCTTTCCGTATGTTAGAGAGAAAAATAATTTCTTGCTaggaaattatgttttaaatttaaggtcAAAAATGTTAATGGAGACATAATTCTTTAGTAGCAAAGCTTAATTAAAAACCACGTGGatatgccttttttttttaatcgcttCTCATTTCATTTACTATTTTTGaaagtaaaactaaaatgttagaATTGAACGATGCTTGTTCATAAAACTCAATCACATAAAAATGTAGGAcgatttgaattaaataaaaaaaatatactttttatgttttgtttgaatTTGCGTATGGATAGTGCTGAGAGAAAGCTATATATCCATTATTCACCTTGGTTtattatatagaataaaattgGTAGTAGAATGATCTGCAGTTAACTTTGTATGGAGATTCACAGTCTAAGtcatatttcaaaagtattttataacataatataatataacgcCACGTTAAACGGGATGCAAGCTCTGCTTTGCGTATAGTTCAACACTTATGGCACCTGTCGATCACaggtggtataaaaaaataaagatatagaCTAAAAATACAGTAATGCATTGTCTCACTGCATTGCAGTTACTATTATACACTCTTGACTTTTCACTTCACCTGAAGCCATTTATGCAGTGTCCAATATAGTtatgtaagtgaaaaaaaatagctttcaattaattttgatattattcata is a window encoding:
- the LOC120630363 gene encoding transmembrane protein 223 — its product is MSLFSYAAIALKRAATFRYPLKRNFVKLDSGASFSSAVTKTIHDVNTNVTKDVILFKYENPKFYMYMNIFAVVQYMFWTYLGLFALQNLRDAPVDKSTVTDDTPWYRKINLGENKYKNTLGVVAVIIGTGSLGMIWMYTLKSVRYLILNKGGQNLTFITYAPFGNNRIMKVPIEFVCCKESRKLAKVQLPLKVKNTVMHYMLDMRGEFKNPLLFDCTAGLKRIW